The Pan paniscus chromosome 17, NHGRI_mPanPan1-v2.0_pri, whole genome shotgun sequence genomic interval CAGTCTGGGGTGGCCGGTCCTCGCTGACCGGTCGCCAGGCAGCGACCTCGGGATGTAGAGTCACAGCCTGGAGCGAGCTGGGTCCTCGGAGCAGCGGGCCACTTGGTCTGGAACGCCGGTCCTTGCAGACAGCTGAGCAGGCCCGCTTCTGTTCCTCGGGATGTGCAGCCGCAGCCTGGAGTGACCTGTGCGGTGCGCCGTCCAAGGCGGAGTGAAGCTCCGCTGCCAGAGCCCGGCCTTATATAGCCAGTCCCGGGCCCACCCAGTGCTCAAGCCCTGACCCCCTGGGCCCCTGGGCTGCCCCGCCCCGATAGGAATTCATTCCTTCAGCCCAATGCAGCCAATCGGGACGGTCCACGCCTGGTGGACTGCTGTGCCCCGCAGGTTCATTAGGTTAATTGCAGCCTGGACACACCCCACTGAGTTCTACCGTTGGCCCTCCATGTTCCCagcttccacatctgtggattccaaaagacagagagagtaTCTTCTTGGGAGTAAAAGcgaaaataacaacaccgcaagACAGAATCGTAGGAAGAGGAACCAACAGAGGATGACAGCTCTTTACCTGGGATTGACGTTGTGTGAGGGGACTTGGAAACCTTGGTAGAAAAGTGGGattaagggagaaagagaaaaaaggcgTATTTTACTCCTCAACCTCGGCTCCATCAACATCAAGACCCTTCTGGAAGCGGTGTCTTTTCCCCGCCGTCTAGCCCATCCCTAAAGCCCccagggtcctgggaatttaactatTTCCATGCAATCTCTTTTCCATTGTTAACTGAAGAAAACTGGGTGCCCCTTACAGGTTTTCcaagacaaggaaacaaagagaagtcAGCAGGCGCCAAATCAGGACTGTGAGGTGGACGCCTCATGGTTTCCCATGGCAAGTCTTGCCCAGCTGCCCTTGTTCGAAGAAAGGCATGATCAGGAACACTGTCGTGGTGGAGAAGAACTCTCTGGTGGGGACCTTCTtcgctccagctttggctaactttctgaAAACGCTCTGCTAGCGAGCAGATGTGATCAGGGTTTGGCCCTGCAGAAAGTCAACCAGCAGAATCCCTCTAGCATCCCCCCCCCCGCAACGGTTGCCATGACCTCTGCTCTTGACTGCTCCTCTGCAGCTTCGACTGGAGCActgccacctcttggtagccatggcTTCGTGCTTGGTCTTCAGGATCCTGCCGGTAGAGCCAGGTTTCATCTCCTGTGACCAATCTTGGAAGAAATGATTCAGGATCTTGCTCCCACCGGTTGTTTAAAATCTCCTCGGAAAGGCTTGCTCTGGCCTGCAGCTGATATTGGTGCCACGGTTTGGGCAGCCGAGTTCCACTCTCACCTTTCAGTccaaatgaggaaaacagaacCATTTGAAGTGTCTGTGGTGtcggctattgtttctgctgtcagCGGCGATTTCGCTTAATGTTTACATTCTCAcgtgactttctctctctctctctctctctctcagtgtgtgtgtgtgtgtgtgtgtgtgtgtgtgtgtgtgtgtgtgtgtgtgtttcttccgcAGAAAGATAATCGTTATAGCCTGAGAATCGGGGAATGGGGATTCGGGTGTTAAGCCTTTTCTGAGAATTACCCTCCGTGTTgtgtagagaaataaataaatttgctgtGTTTCCAGACTTCCAGCTGCCTCACGAAGAGGATCGTAGTGCAATACTGGCGATGCTTCCAGAGCTCCCTGAATGAGGTTTATCTTGTAAACAGGTGGGAAGAGAATTGAGCTGTCCTGGGTCAGTGTGGTAATGTTACAGCAGGATCCTTAGGTTGATGCTGAATTCTATCTGGGGTAGATTTATATTTTGTGCGggggttgtttcctttctgtgttttcgAGCGGGATTGTCGCTGTGGGAGCAGGGATCTGCTAAGGTTTGTCTCGTTCTCCAGTAATGAATGAGTTTAATGGGTGCAGCCGCTGTTTTCAGTAGCATGCCAGTGGGGGCATCGATGAGCTATGAGGGGCTAGAGCTTGCTCGGATTGTTtccttgtgtttgtgttttgagttGCGTTTGCTTGTAtcatgtttgttttccattttggcgGGGGAAACGTTTTCCAGGAAGAAAGGTTGTTGCCAGTGGATTTGGTTCCGAGGGGCTGGGGTttctggctgggagtggggaggggctgcaCGGTGATCGGTGGCTACTCCACCTCCAGAAAGAGCGTGTGGCTTCTCTGCCTTGGGGAGGATATTCTGCTCTCTTGTGAGTTTTGCAAGCCACCCGAGATTCTCTCTTGAATTGCTGTCAAGAAATAGAGACCGGCGTTGTCTCTGGCCCTTGCTGGGGAAGCTTTTCtgaggttttgtgtttttaatttgagacggagtttggcttttgatgtccaggctggagcgcaatggtgggatctgggctcactgcaaactcggcctcccgggttcaagcgattctcctgtctcagccccctgagtagctggggttacaggcgctcgccagcaAGCCCAACCGAGTTTCGTCTTTTTAGAAGAGACCGGATTTcctcatgctggtcaggctggtctgcaactccgcACCTCAGGGGGTCcgccggcctccacctcccaaagcgaTGGGAatagaggcgtgagtcaccgtgcccggacaTGTCTGAGTTTCACAGGGTCGCTTGATTGGATTATGTCCCCTTCCCCGGAACGAatgcttttctgtcttccttaAGGGTAGTATCTCTGTGGCACCCTGTTCTGGCTCCTTACGTGTTCTTCAGGCTTGAAGGCCTCTTTTCACGTGCACCAGCATCCACTCAGGTGCCTGCTTCCAGAAGCTTCCCAGCACCCACTCTGCTGACAGCCAAGGGCACAGGACTTTGATCTCTTCTGCTGCCCTTGCTGGGTTTTGCCTTGCGGCTTAggtctttctatttctctctctaccCCTCACTGTCGGTAACGCCTAAGAACCAAGTTTActtaatggtgtgtgtgtgtgtgtgcgcgtgcgtgcttatgcgtgcgtgcgtgtgtgtgcgtgtgtctttcattgtgtgtatgtgtgtgtgtcgtaTCTGGCACACGGACCTGTCATTAGCAGCCCGCGTGAAGCCAACAAATGCCCTGAGTTAGAATGCAAACTTTCACCAAAGCTTGCAGGAGCTCGTAGGAGGTGAACTCAGGGTAGTTAACCCGGTCATCTCACAGTAATTAGAAACTCTGATTGGCAGGTTTAGACTTCCTGATCGAGAACCTAAAGAAGCTGATTAAGGTGTCGCCATTCTTTCACAGGGGTTCTGGGTGAAAAGATTGGGATTGATTCTTTGCGGTGCTTAGTAAAAGTAGTTTGACTTAAGGAACGTAACAGTTGTTAGCATTTATGTATGAAATCCAAGAGTTCCTCTCTTCAAATAAACAGCAGGTTTCTTTGAGATGTGCTCCGCttgtgtcaccccggctggagtgcagtggaatgaggaagggtcactgcagcctccgcttgcccagctcaggcgatcctgccacctcagccctctaagaagctgggaccacaggggccgtgccaccacgccgggctcattttggtatcttttgtggagacggggtttctccgtttggcccagcctgttctccacctcctgggctgcagcGATCTgctttcctcggcctcccagaggagGATGGCTGACGATTACAGGATCATGCCCGGCcttttctctaaaagaaaacaccAACAGCAAGAAATCATTTTGCGTAGTCGGAGTTATCAGTGTCAACTGATGGATTGAGAGTTTGTGTCTAAGAAGTCCTTCCTTATGTACTGGAtggtttcaaaagaaaggaaaaaagacgaAAGGGAATCTCACATCTTGTACCTGATTTGTGATTGCAACTAGGGCGTTATTTAAAAGACGATCAGTGAACCACCAAAGTGGAATTGATCCGAATGCGTTCATAAAATCTTCTGAATTCTGAGGTGTCCTCCAAGCAGGGAGGcagtggctgggtgtgggaggCAAAAATCGCAGGGCCAGCACTTGACACCTGCAGGATTGGGAGGCTGAACTTTGCACCAAGCCAAGGGTTCTGGTGTCCGTCGGAAGTTTCGTTCCCCAACCCGCATTGACTTTGCATTGGCCCTCCTCCCCCCAGATTTTATGTGTAAGGCAAGTCCTGAGTTTATCGTCGGGAGAATCTTCCCTTGTAGTCTCGAATTGCCTTGGCCATCAGCGGGGCCACTTTCTTGGCAGCCTGTTTTCGGGTTTTGTCCGCGGGCGCCGCGTGCTGATTGCTGCTGCCGCCGCTAATGCTGCCGCCGTCGCCGTCCCCGAGTCCGGAGGGAGCCTGGCTGCTTCCTGCGGGCTTGGGGGCTGGCTCGATGTCTCCATTTCGGGGGTCAGCGGCTCCTGCAGACTCCTCTTGCCTCCTGGAAGCATCATAAGGCGTCTTGGCCACAGAGTTGAAACAGATCATCTTTGTCTGTCGGCCGCTGGGTTTGTTTTCACGTGCGGATCGGATTTTCGTGGTCACTACTCGCAGCCGCTGCTCTCGGGCGTCCCGAAGCCGCAGGTACAGCTCCCGCCAAGACTCGTGCTCCTGTGGCTTTTCTTCCTTGAAGTCCCGGAGACAATGAATCCTCCATAATTCATCTGTCTCTCGAGCGAGTGCGGGATTGTCTTTCTCTGTGCGGTAGAGCTGATCGGGCGTCCACCCTTCCAGAACGGGTTCAAGAACCGAGTAGGGGACCCCTTCCACGTCGCCGAGGGCGTCCGGATTGTTCCTAGGCACCCGGAGGCACTGCTGGCGCAGCGTCGGCAcctggagctggcaggcaggCCTGGAGCCTGAGTACACCGGCATCTTAGCGTTCACTCTGCGTCCAGGGAAAGCAGCTTCCTCCTGGAGCGTTGGCGCGGAGAGTGCTTCTGGGTTTGCCTGGGAGGTCATGGCCTCAAAAGCGGACAGCAGATCGTAGTTGGCCTGCATCCAGGCCTCTGAGGGGTCCCAGAGCTCTGAGAAGACATGGCTGGGCACCGTTTTCGGCCCGGCGGAATCGGCGCCGGCCGCCTGCAGCCTCTCTGACTGGCTTTCCTGGACAGGAGGCGATTTCTGAGCCGAAGCCCCTCGGGACGGTTTGTGCCCCTTGCTGTGGCTCCCCACAGCTTCCCCCTGGGGTTGGCCCTGGCAGCCTTGACCCGGCAGAGGCCCACCCTGAGCGGCGTGAGCGTGGCCTCTCCCGGGTTGCTCCCCGGGCACAGCGGGCTCAGGGCCCTCGGGCATCGGGAGGGGAGCGGTGCGCGTTGGAGAGTCCCGATGGGGGCCGGAATCAGCTGGGGCCATTCTGGGGCGCTTTCTCTCGGCTCTGGGCTCGCGACTGGGAGACCTCGGGTGAGGTCTCTGTTGCCCCGGAGGTGTTGTGCGTGCTGTCCGTCTGTGCTCAGGGCTGTGAGATGGGCTCCTGGGGGCCGTCGCGTTTTCTGGGAAGCCCCAGGCCTTTCCCCGGTCCTGAAGAGCCTCCCCGAAGCGCTGTCGGGAAGCGCTCTCCTCAGGGTCCTGTGGGTCAGGCCCGGTGTTTCGGTCCACGAGCACCAGCTTCTTCCACCGGGCCGCCAAGTCTCTGGCAAAGTCGCCCACGTGCTGGTGCTTCCGCAGGCGCTTCACCGTCTTTCTGATTCCAGTCTCCGCCAGGATGTCTGCCGTCATGGGCAAGGCGGAGagtttctgcaaatatttctctAGCTTTTTCGGGTCCGTCTTAGTGGCCAGACGCACCTGCAGCTTCTCCACTGCGGGCAGCGTAGTGGACCCTGCCGCCATCTCGCCAGAGCTGTGCAGGCGTCGCTGTCCTCACGGTCGCGGCTCTGTCCGAGCTCGGGGCGGCGGCACAGGCAGTCTGGGGTGGCCGGTCCTCGCTGACCGGTCGCCAGGCAGCGACCTCGGGATGTGGAGTCACAGCCTGGAGCGAGCTGGGTCCTCGGAGCAGCGGGCCACTTGGTCTGGAACGCCGGTCCTTGCAGACAGCTGAGCAGGCCCGCTTCTGTTCCTCGGGATGTGCAGCCGCAGCCTGGAGTGACCTGTGCGGTGCGCCGTCCAAGGCGGAGTGAAGCTCCGCTGCCAGAGCCCGGCCTTATATAGCCAGTCCCGGGCCCACCCAGTGCTCAAGCCCTGACCCCCTGGGCCCCTGGGCTGCCCCGCCCCGATAGGAATTCATTCCTTCAGCCCAATGCAGCCAATCGGGACGGTCCACGCCTGGTGGACTGCTGTGCCCCGCAGGTTCATTAGGTTAATTGCAGCCTGGACACACCCCACTGAGTTCTACCGTTGGCCCTCCATGTTCCCagcttccacatctgtggattccaaaagacagagagagtaTCTTCTTGGGAGTAAAAGcgaaaataacaacaccgcaagACAGAATCGTAGGAAGAGGAACCAACAGAGGATGACAGCTCTTTACCTGGGATTGACGTTGTGTGAGGGGACTTGGAAACATTGGTAGAAAAGTGGGattaagggagaaagaggaaaaaggcgTATTTTACTCCTCAACCTCGGCTCCATGAACATCAAGACCCTTCTGGAAGCGGTGTCTTTTCCCCGCCGTCTAGCCCATCCCTAAAGCCCccagggtcctgggaatttaactatTTCCATGCAATCTCTTTTCCATTGTTAACTGAAGAAAACTGGGTGCCCCTTACAGGTTTTCcaagacaaggaaacaaagagaagtcAGCAGGCGCCAAATCAGGACTGTGAGGTGGACGCCTCATGGTTTCCCATGGCAAGTCTTGCCCAGCTGCCCTTGTTCGAAGAAAGGCATGATCAGGAACACTGTCGTGGTGGAGAAGAACTCTCTGGTGGGGACCTTCTtcgctccagctttggctaactttctgaAAACGCTCTGCTAGCGAGCAGATGTGATCAGGGTTTGGCCCTGCAGAAAGTCAACCAGCAGAATCCCTCTAGcatcccccccccgccccccccgcaACGGTTGCCATGACCTCTGCTCTTGACTGCTCCTCTGCAGCTTCGACTGGAGCActgccacctcttggtagccatggcTTCGTGCTTGGTCTTCAGGATCCTGCCGGTAGAGCCAGGTTTCATCTCCTGTGACCAATCttggaagaaatgcttcaggatcttgctcCCACCGGTTGTTTAAAATCTCCTCGGAAAGGCTTGCTCTGGCCTGCAGCTGATATTGGTGCCACGGTTTGGGCAGCCGAGTTCCACTCTCACCTTTCAGTccaaatgaggaaaacagaacCATTTGAAGTGTCTATGGTGtcggctattgtttctgctgtcagCGGCGATTTCGCTTAATGTTTACATTCTCAcgtgactttctctctctctctctctcagtgtgtgtgtgtgtgtgtgtgtgtgtgtgtgtgtgtgtgtgtttcttccgcAGACAGATAATCGTTATAGCCTGAGAATCGGGGAATGGGGATTCGGGTGTTAAGCCTTTTCTGAGAATTACCCTCCGTGTTgtgtagagaaataaataaatttgctgtGTTTCCAGACTTCCAGCTGCCTCACGAAGAGGATCGTAGTGCAATACTGGCGATGCTTCCAGAGCTCCCTGAATGAGGTTTATCTTGTAAACAGGTGGGAAGAGAATTGAGCTGTCCTGGGTCAGTGTGGTAATGTTACAGCAGGATCCTTAGGTTGATGCTGAATTCGATCTGGGGTAGATTTATATTTTGTGCGggggttgtttcctttctgtgttttcgAGCGGGATTGTCGCTGTGGGAGCAGGGATCTGCTAAGGTTTGTCTCGTTCTCCAGTAATGAATGAGTTTAATGGGTGCAGCCGCTGTTTTCAGTAGCATGCCAGTGGGGGCATCGATGAGCTATGAGGGGCTAGAGCTTGCTCGGATTGTTtccttgtgtttgtgttttgagttGCGTTTGCTTGTAtcatgtttgttttccattttggcaGGGGAAGCGTTTTCCAGGAAGAAAGGTTGTTGCCAGTGGATTTGGTTCCGAGGGGCTGGGGTttctggctgggagtggggaggggctgcaCGGTGATCGGTGGCTACTCCACCTCCAGAAAGAGCGTGTGGCTTCTCTGCCTTGGGGAGGATATTCTGCTCTCTTGTGAGTTTTGCAAGCCACCCGAGATTCTCTCTTGAATTGCTGTCAAGAAATAGAGACCGGCGTTGTCTCTGGCCCTTGCTGGGGAAGCTTTTCtgaggttttgtgtttttaatttgagacggagtttggcttttgatgtccaggctggagtgcaatggtgggatctgggctcactgcaaactcggcctcccgggttcaagcgattctcctgtctcagccccctgagtagctgggattacaggcgctcgccagcaAGCCCAACCGAGTTTCGTCTTTTTAGAAGAGACCGGATTTcctcatgctggtcaggctggtctgcaactccgcACCTCAGGGGGTCcgccggcctccacctcccaaagcgaTGGGAatagaggcgtgagtcaccgtgcccggacaTGTCTGAGTTTCACAGGGTCGCTTGATTGGATTATGTCCCCTTCCCCGGAACGAATGCTTTTCTGCCTTCCTTAAGGGTAGTATCTCTGTGGCACCCTGTTCTGGCTCCTTACGTGCTCTTCAGGCTTGAAGGCCTCTTTTCACGTGCACCGGCATCCACTCAGGTGCCTGCTTCCAGAAGCTTCCCAGCACCCACTCTGCTGACAGCCAAGGGCACAGGACTTTGATCTCTTCTGCTGCCCTTGCTGGGTTTTGCCTTGCGGCTTAggtctttctatttctctctctaccCCTCACTGTCGGTAACGCCTAAGAACCAAGTTTActtaatggtgtgtgtgtgtgtgtgcgcgtgcgtgtgccTGCTTATGCGTGCGTGCttatgcgtgcgtgcgtgtgtgtgcgtgtgtctttctttgtgtgtatgtgtgtgtgtcgtaTCTGGCACACGGACCTGTCATTAGCAGCCCGCGTGAAGCCAACAAATGCCCTGAGTTAGAATGCAAACTTTCACCAAAGCTTGCAGGAGCTCGTAGGAGGTGAACTCAGGGTAGTTAACCCGGTCATCTCACGGTAATTAGAAACTCTGATTGGCAGGTTTAGACTTCCTGATCGAGAACCTAAAGAAGCTGATTAAGGTGTCGCCATTCTTTCACAGGGGTTCTGGGTGAAAAGATTGGGATTGATTCTTTGCGGTGCTTAGTAAAAGTAGTTTGACTTAAGGAACGTAACAGTTGTTAGCATTTATGTATGAAATCCAAGAGTTCCTCTCTTCAAATAAACAGCAGGTTTCTTTGAGATGTGCTCCGCttgtgtcaccccggctggagtgcagtggaatgaggaagggtcactgcagcctccgcttgcccagctcaggcgatcctgccacctcagccctctaagaagctgggaccacaggggccgtgccaccacgccgggctcattttggtatcttttgtggagacggggtttctccgtttggcccagcctgttctccacctcctgggctgcagcGATCTgctttcctcggcctcccagaggagGATGGCTGACGATTACAGGATCATGCCCGGCcttttctctaaaagaaaacaccAACAGCAAGAAATCATTTTGCGTAGTCGGAGTTATCAGTGTCAACTGATGGATTGAGAGTTTGTGTCTAAGAAGTCCTTCCTTATGTACTGGAtggtttcaaaagaaaggaaaaaagacgaAAGGGAATCTCACATCTTGTACCTGATTTGTGATTGCAACTAGGGCGTTATTTAAAAGACGATCAGTGAACCACCAAAGTGGAATTGATCCGAATGCGTTCATAAAATCTTCTGAATTCTGAGGTGTCCTCCAAGCAGGGAGGcagtggctgggtgtgggaggCAAAAATCGCAGGGCCAGCACTTGACACCTGCAGGATTGGGAGGCTGAACTTTGCACCAAGCCAAGGGTTCTGGTGTCCGTCGGAAGTTTCGTTCCCCAACCCGCATTGACTTTGCATTGGCCCTCCTCCCCCCAGATTTTATGTGTAAGGCAAGTCCTGAGTTTATCGTCGGGAGAATCTTCCCTTGTAGTCTCGAATTGCCTTGGCCATCAGCGGGGCCACTTTCTTGGCAGCCTGTTTTCGGGTTTTGTCCGCGGGCGCCGCGTGCTGATTGCTGCTGCCGCCGCTAATGCTGCCGCCGTCGCCGTCCCCGAGTCCGGAGGGAGCCTGGCTGCTTCCTGCGGGCTTGGGGGCTGGCTCGATGTCTCCATTTCGGGGGTCAGCGGCTCCTG includes:
- the LOC130540963 gene encoding uncharacterized protein LOC130540963 — its product is MAAGSTTLPAVEKLQVRLATKTDPKKLEKYLQKLSALPMTADILAETGIRKTVKRLRKHQHVGDFARDLAARWKKLVLVDRNTGPDPQDPEESASRQRFGEALQDRGKAWGFPENATAPRSPSHSPEHRRTARTTPPGQQRPHPRSPSREPRAERKRPRMAPADSGPHRDPPTRTAPLPMPEGPEPAVPGEQPGRGHAHAAQGGPLPGQGCQGQPQGEAVGSHSKGHKPSRGASAQKSPPVQESQSERLQAAGADSAGPKTVPSHVFSELWDPSEAWMQANYDLLSAFEAMTSQANPEALSAPTLQEEAAFPGRRVNAKMPVYSGSRPACQLQVPTLRQQCLRVPRNNPDALGDVEGVPYSVLEPVLEGWTPDQLYRTEKDNPALARETDELWRIHCLRDFKEEKPREHESWRELYLRLRDAREQRLRVVTTKIRSARENKPSGRQTKMICFNSVAKTPYDASRRQEESAGAADPRNGDIEPAPKPAGSSQAPSGLGDGDGGSISGGSSNQHAAPADKTRKQAAKKVAPLMAKDPEDQARSHGYQEVAVLQSKLQRSSQEQRSLQAAAAHPEEQKRACSAVCKDRRSRPSGPLLRGPSSLQAVTPHPEVAAWRPRRLHSSGEMAAGSTTLPAVEKLQVRLATKTDPKKLEKYLQKLSALPMTADILAETGIRKTVKRLRKHQHVGDFARDLAARWKKLVLVDRNTGPDPQDPEESASRQRFGEALQDRGKAWGFPENATAPRSPSHSPEHRRTARTTPPGQQRPHPRSPSREPRAERKRPRMAPADSGPHRDSPTRTAPLPMPEGPEPAVPGEQPGRGHAHAAQGGPLPGQGCQGQPQGEAVGSHSKGHKPSRGASAQKSPPVQESQSERLQAAGADSAGPKTVPSHVFSELWDPSEAWMQANYDLLSAFEAMTSQANPEALSAPTLQEEAAFPGRRVNAKMPVYSGSRPACQLQVPTLRQQCLRVPRNNPDALGDVEGVPYSVLEPVLEGWTPDQLYRTEKDNPALARETDELWRIHCLRDFKEEKPQEHESWRELYLRLRDAREQRLRVVTTKIRSARENKPSGRQTKMICFNSVAKTPYDASRRQEESAGAADPRNGDIEPAPKPAGSSQAPSGLGDGDGGSISGGSSNQHAAPADKTRKQAAKKVAPLMAKAIRDYKGRFSRR